From the genome of Deltaproteobacteria bacterium:
CCAGGGTTTGCTGGCATCCCCAACCCGCTGTTTGCGGCGCCCAATGCTCTCATGCTTTTCGGAGACGGCAAAGACATGGTCCGTGAGCTCATAGCAGCCTTGAAAGAGCAGTGAATCACCCGGCTCTCCATGATTGCCCTCTGCCGGCTGCATGACGGCCACAGTGAGCCTCAGGGCCTAAGGGTGGGCGGCACATCCTCAGTACCTCGATTCGCAAATACAGTGAGGTATTTTGCGATGATTTACCTCGAAGCAATTGCCCAGGCAGAACCGAGCCCTGAGTATAGAACTTCTTGATTCAACTTATGAATCGCAGGACTTGGCATAGCCACGAGCACAGAAAGAGAAGAAAATGAAACCGTTTCAAGGGGTAGATTATTATCGCCGCGACGACCTGTTCACTGAAGAAGAGCGGACTGTGCGCAACACTGTCCGCCGCTGGGTAGACCAGTACTACATGCCAAGAGTTCAGGACTATTTTGCGGAAGGCATCTTCGATGTGGAACTGATACCCCAGCTCGCCGAACTGGGCTTGCTCGGCATCAAGCTCCAGGGCTACGGTTGTCACGGCATGAACAATGTGACCTATGGGGTGGTGTGCCAGGAAATCGAACGCGGCGACAGCGGCCTGCGCTCGTTCGTCTCAGTGCAAAATTCCCTGGTGATGTATCCAATTCATACCTTTGGTACAGAAGAGCAGAAAAATCGTTGGCTGCCTGCCATGGCTCGCGGCGAGAAAGTGGGCTGCTTCGGCCTCACCGAGCACGATATCGGCTCGAACCCGGCCGGACTGCGCACCAGAGCTGTAAAAAGAGGAGGCGATTATGTCATCCACGGCAACAAACTGTGGATAACCAACGGCGAGCTGGCAGACGTTGCCATAATCTGGGCCAAATTGGATGGCACCATCCGCGGCTTTCTCGTTGAGAAAGGCACCCCCGGCTTTGAAGCATATCCCATCCCTCACAAATATTCGCACCGGGCATCTGTCACTTCAGGACTCGTGCTCGATGAGGTCCGAGTGCCTGCTGACAGCCTGCTGCCGGGCACTGCTGGACTCAAATCGGCCCTCATGTGTCTGAATGAAGCCCGCTACGGCATTGCCTGGGGTGCTGTGGGGGCAGCCATGGCCTGCTATGAAATTGCCCTCGACTACGCCAACAGCCGCCTGCAGTTCGAAGTGCCCATCTCCTCCTTTCAACTCGTGCAGCGCAAGCTGGTCAAGATGCTTTCTGAGATCACCAAGGCGCAGCTCTTGAGTCTGCAGCTCGGCCGGCTAAAGGATGAAGGCAAAGCCCGGCACACCCAGATTTCCCTGGCCAAGATGAACAACGTGGCCGAAGCATTAAAGATAGCTCGCACTGCCCGCGATATTCTGGGCGCCAACGGGGTCGCCCTGGACTACCACGTGATTCGCCACATGCTGAACCTGGAAGCAGTCTACACTTACGAGGGAACTCACGATATCCACACCCTCATTGTGGGACGCGACATCACTGGCCAGGACGCCTTTTCGGCCAGGCAGCCATAAGGAGCCCGCTGCTAGCTCGACTCGATGGGTATAATTACTATGTTGACCCTCCGGTTGAGGGCCGCCACCGATGACACTGGCATGGACTCGCCAAAACCCACGGCATGGATTCTTGCTGGATTCACCCCCCGCTGCACCAGGGCATTCTTTACAGCCTGGGCCCGCTTTTCCGAAAGCTGTTGATTGTATGCCTCCGAGCCGCTGGCGTCAGTGTGTCCTTCAACCCTGACAGCAGTCTCTGGAAAGTCGTTGAGCACCTTGGCCACTCGATCCAGCTCCGCGTAGGCCCCAGGTTTGATCACGGCTGAATCAAAGTCGAACAGCACATCACCTCTGAAGGTGGCTGTCAGGACATCCCGGGTGCGCGATACGGTCATGGCCTCTGACTGGGCTGCCATCTGTCTCAATTCCTCTTCCTGCCGATCCATATAGGAGGCAATTTCGTGCCCGGCTATGCCGCCTACCACAGCACCAATGGCTGCACCCCAGAGGGTAGAGGCAGTGTTGCGGCCAATGGCCTGGCCAAGGGCTGCTCCTGCTGCCGCACCAACCGCGACTCCAGTAGCCGTACCTTTCTCCTTCCTGGTCTGCAAGGTGGAGCAAGACGCCGCCATTAGCAAAATGATTACCAGCCCTGTAGCCACTACAGCGTTTTTCTTCATTGTTTCCCCCTCGGCAGAATGATCATCCTCTGATATCAAGTCTGTCTTGCCTGCAAGATCCTTACATTAATGTCATCCAGAACTACTTTCAACCCATAAGGTAAAAACCATATCAGATGAATGACTTCAGTTCTAATAACCGCGAAATTTTCTTCTAATTCTTTCCTGCTCCTGAGGAGACAGCTCATCCCAGTGCCGCAGTTTCTGCCGTATCCTCTGACGCTCCTCAGGAGAAAGTGCCTGCCACTGTTGGTACCTTTTCCTGAGCAGGTCCCGCTCCTCAGGGGGCAGTTTCTTCCATCTCTCCATTCTTCTCTTCAGCATCTGCCGCTCTCGAGGAGACATTCTTTTCCACTTTTCATACCGCTGCTCCAGTCTTGCCTTCTCCTCGGGAGAAATACCATTATAATCACCACCCACCCTGTGATCATATCCACCACCCGGAGAAGGGTTTCTCCCCTTCCCTCTGGCAACAAAGAACCTTTGGTGGTATTTTCCCCTCTGTTCAGCTGCCTGCCAGCCAATCATCTTCTCCCCTGCGCCTGTGGCCACGGCCAGCTCTCTCTGAACAGATCCGGCCCAGGCGGGTTCTGCCGCCAGAACTGCCGCGGCCACAATGAAACCCCAGATGCGAAACCGGCGCCTGAGACAGTATGACAGCAAGGGCAAGCAAAATTTCATAACCGCATTTCTCCCCTCATGCCGGCAGGCTTTCATGAAACTCCAGATTCTCATTCGAGAGCCAATCTGAACTAGAGTGCCACATTTCTCCGGTCCACCACCCTGACAATGCCTTCTATATCTTCAATATTTTCCAAAAGATCCAGGTTTTCAATGACTTCAAGATCCTCAGCAGCGACTGTTTTGCCGGCCAGCAGCTCACCTTTGCTGCCGCCGTGAAATATCTGCTCGATGCCTGCCTGATTAATCAGGGCTGCCGTCAGCACCACCACACCGAGGGCAATCAGGGCATGAACAGGCCGCAGAGGAATACCCCAGAACCGTAGAGTGTTTGGCCTTTTCTCTGCGGGGCTACCCAGAACTTCTCTAACAATGAATTGTTTGAGTCTGGCAGCCTGCTGTCTCGAGAGCTCAGGCGCCCCCCCTGTCTCCTTCACCTTGACAAGCATATGCTTTAGCCGCTGCCGCTCACTGCGGCAACTGCTGCACTTCAGCAAGTGATCCTGCCATTGTTGTTGCTCCTCAGCAGGCAACTCATCGTAGACATCCAGCAAAAGCGTCTTTCTGAACTCGGCACAACCTTCCATTTGTTCACCTCGCCTCTGGCTGCGCCCACTCTTTCAGAGCTGTGCGAAGAACCTGTGTTGCTCTGAAGAGGTGACTCTTTACGGTGCCCTCAGCATTTTGCATGATCTCGGCAATTTCTCTGATCCGCAGTCCATGGAATACCTTCAGTTGGAAAACCAGCCTTTGTTTTTCGGGCAGTTGCAGAAGCGCTTCTTCTATATCCTGGCTCAGCTGTTTACTCCTCAACACGGTTTGAGGATTGGCGCAGGTGCGCTCGTCCGGTTGTTCCTCGATCCTTTTGTCTGTGCGGCGTCCCTTATCTGCTGTCGGTCTGCTGCGGGAGAAAATTCTCCTCCACCTGCGATGGCGTCGCCTCTGATCAATGCAGGTATGAATGAGGATACGGTAAAACCAGGTGTAAAATACCGCGTCTCCACGGAAGCTGTCCAAACTGCGAAAGGCACGCAAAAAAGCTTCCTGGGTGGCATCTTCAGCGTCGTCCCTTCCGCCGAGGTAGTGGTAGGCAATAGCATAGGCCTTCTGCTGATGGCGCTCCACAAGTTCTTCAGCGGCTCGTCTGTCTCCCTGACGAATGTTAATTATCAATTCTTCGTCCGTGAGCACCTCTGCCACAGCCCTGTCAGCTTCATTCTGTCCAGCTCCGAAACAAAGTTGTTGCTTGAGGTTAACGCTCACGAACCTGTCCAATCGCTGTTTCTGTTGCCAAGACCGGATCCCTTGCAGAATTGGCAAGCTTGTTTCAGCCCATCGTCAGCATTATTACAAGTCGATCTCCAGGTATCATCCCGCCCGCCGGCGCCTCAGAACGGCAAAATATATGGCCCGGCCATCTCAGGGAAAGTAACTATTCTCCTAGCAAGAGCCGGGCCGTTCAGATTCGGGCAAATTTACCTAGTAACCACCCGCCGACCAGGCCACCAGCCGGTCTGGCTGCGCCATGACCCCGCTGAAAAAGAAGCCGTACCCGTACCATGGATAGCAGTAACCCCGGTAATGGTAATGTACCCGGCATACACTACAATATGTCGGTCTATACCGACGATAGTGCTGGGGGTGATAACGAGTTCTGTAAGGCGCTCTATAGCCATAGTACGCTCTGCCGTTGTTTTTCATACGATAGATATGCCGACTGGCTCGATTCTGCGCCCATTCCAGGTAACACCTCTCAGGTCTGCTCAGGTAGCCATCTGCCCAGGCGCGTCTCTTGGTCGCCTGGATATGGTGCTGTTCTCTTTCCAACCTCAAAAACTCTCTGTCAGTGATCGTTCCATTTCTGACGCCGTGGACTATCCTCCTCTGCTGTCTCAGCTGGCGCTGCGCCATCCTGCCGCCTGCCCACGAGAAAGTCGCCAAAAGGAGCGTCAGAACTGCTGCCACGGCAATAACCATTAGAATTCGTGCTTTCATTTGACGTCCTCCTTTGTCTGGAGTTTTGTCAAAGTTAGACGTCTCAGTGGCAAAATGGTTTACCTGGCATGCCAATCAGCCATGTTTGGCGCGCCCTTTCCTGCCCCATGAAATATGCCCCTCAGCCTGGCATCTTTGCAGCCCGTGCCACAATCTCCATTGCCCTCGCCAGCTTGGCCCCTTTGAATGTGCGGTTTATTGCATCTTCCAACATCTCCAGGCTAATCACCTTTCGC
Proteins encoded in this window:
- a CDS encoding acyl-CoA dehydrogenase family protein, with product MKPFQGVDYYRRDDLFTEEERTVRNTVRRWVDQYYMPRVQDYFAEGIFDVELIPQLAELGLLGIKLQGYGCHGMNNVTYGVVCQEIERGDSGLRSFVSVQNSLVMYPIHTFGTEEQKNRWLPAMARGEKVGCFGLTEHDIGSNPAGLRTRAVKRGGDYVIHGNKLWITNGELADVAIIWAKLDGTIRGFLVEKGTPGFEAYPIPHKYSHRASVTSGLVLDEVRVPADSLLPGTAGLKSALMCLNEARYGIAWGAVGAAMACYEIALDYANSRLQFEVPISSFQLVQRKLVKMLSEITKAQLLSLQLGRLKDEGKARHTQISLAKMNNVAEALKIARTARDILGANGVALDYHVIRHMLNLEAVYTYEGTHDIHTLIVGRDITGQDAFSARQP
- a CDS encoding OmpA family protein is translated as MKKNAVVATGLVIILLMAASCSTLQTRKEKGTATGVAVGAAAGAALGQAIGRNTASTLWGAAIGAVVGGIAGHEIASYMDRQEEELRQMAAQSEAMTVSRTRDVLTATFRGDVLFDFDSAVIKPGAYAELDRVAKVLNDFPETAVRVEGHTDASGSEAYNQQLSEKRAQAVKNALVQRGVNPARIHAVGFGESMPVSSVAALNRRVNIVIIPIESS
- a CDS encoding sigma-70 family RNA polymerase sigma factor, whose product is MSVNLKQQLCFGAGQNEADRAVAEVLTDEELIINIRQGDRRAAEELVERHQQKAYAIAYHYLGGRDDAEDATQEAFLRAFRSLDSFRGDAVFYTWFYRILIHTCIDQRRRHRRWRRIFSRSRPTADKGRRTDKRIEEQPDERTCANPQTVLRSKQLSQDIEEALLQLPEKQRLVFQLKVFHGLRIREIAEIMQNAEGTVKSHLFRATQVLRTALKEWAQPEAR
- a CDS encoding DUF3106 domain-containing protein produces the protein MKFCLPLLSYCLRRRFRIWGFIVAAAVLAAEPAWAGSVQRELAVATGAGEKMIGWQAAEQRGKYHQRFFVARGKGRNPSPGGGYDHRVGGDYNGISPEEKARLEQRYEKWKRMSPRERQMLKRRMERWKKLPPEERDLLRKRYQQWQALSPEERQRIRQKLRHWDELSPQEQERIRRKFRGY